From the genome of Ziziphus jujuba cultivar Dongzao chromosome 4, ASM3175591v1:
CAACCATTCTTTCTCTATGAACGGCTTGTGAAACGGATTAAGATGAAGCATTTTCCACTTGCAAATAAAATggctttttaaatttgttcttaAGTTTCGTgtgctttattatttttcttaatgcaTGTTAccttctgatttttttttttttttttcattccagaTACTTCATGAGATAGGAGAAGTTTTAGCAAGCACTCTTAACCTGTCATTTTCAAGAGACAGAATCACATGGAAACCAAAAGCTACAAAAAAGCATAGTGAAGAGCCATGGCGTGCATTATATGGTTGAATCTGGGGTGTTTGAGGGTTTAGAGGTTGAGAAAATTTGAAGTCTTGATGTTCCTGATAAATTTTTGTACTACAGCGCATTCTTTAATGTCATGGAGTACTTGAAGTTTTTATGATTCAACTGGCATTATAATAGACACATGAAAAATGTTATATTCCGAAGTATGTATTTTTGGCATTTCTAATTTCTTTGTTGCAGTTGAGTTTACAATGGATTAACAAGCGATAGAAACAGTCTCAAACTTtctgccaaaaaaagaaaaaaaaaaatggaacatcgAAAGCAATAATTTTGTGCTTAAACTCATCCCACCAACGTTGGTGGGACATAAAAGAAGAATTCGGTCGTCCCAACTTTATATTTGGGAGTATCTTTCACTAGAGTAAAACTAcaattaaaaatccaaaatagaCCCCCCAAAAAAACTTGTGGAATAATCACAAAAGCTATATATGGTTGATGGGTTTGATACTACTATCTACTCTTTTTTGCATGCCATTTGATATGAATTTGGTTACTTTCATGCTACTATTAGGATTTAGCATTttgatctttattattatttaaatttcgaTACATTGTTAGTCtttgaaactattttttttgttactttttaataaatttggagCATGTGCAGTGCACTTAtttgaaacaataaaataataaaacatagcGTGCTGCAtgctttaaaattgttttttaaaaaaaagaaaaaaaaatggacataaaaaatagtttaaaggccaaaatgcattaaaaaaacaaattgaagttTAAGGattaaagttccaaaaaaagtAGGATTTAAAGAGCAAAATGTAAAGCTTAATGATTGAGGGACCTATATGCTAAGCCTTTAGTtggtataatttaatttttaggttCCAAGTCAAATAATGCTTATTTAAGCCAAAATTTtaggctttttaaaaaaaattaaactttaaatttatacaaaaagtttaaagaaatattaaataaattgtcATAAATACTTTTTTAAACTGAGAATCATATAtactcattaattttttaataaaaattttcttacaTAAActactaaccaaaaaaaaaaaaaaaaaaaaaaaattcgacaGCCAAAATCTCTTCGTTCACCTTAGCCATGCCAAAGGATCCTAAATGCCGGAAACCAGTCTGAAGCTGGAGCCCATTTGGGTGTTATTGGGCCGAAGCATTTGAAAAAGTAGGAGACATGGTGAAATGGTTTTGAATtgtaaaataaatcatttcccTCCACAaggacacagagagagagagagagagagaaacagagctCTTCGCTCCAGAGTCTAGAGAGAGATAATCAGCCACTCCCTCTTAAcgcttcctctctctctctcttcttttttttcttttttctttttttttttttagattttttcctGAAAGATGGTCTTCTGCAAAACCCTAATTTCGGCCAATTTACAGAAGGTGAGTCTGTTTGTGTGAAAGAAGAAGGGCTGTTAGTTCAAAATTTTCCGAAAATGGCGTCGAACATCCCCGAAGAGCGGCCGAACAACACCGAGAGTGGAGAAACCCTGGCCGGACGTATGAACAACAAGAAGCGCTCTCGTCGAGTGAGCTTTGCCGACACCGAGATCACCTCCGTTCACATTTTCAACcccgacgacgacgacgactcCTACGACACTCCTCCCAACTCCAAACGAACCTCCTCCCGGATTCACAATGCTGCCGATTTGGAGACCGACGCTCCTGTCGTTGGGTTTTTCAAGGACTTGACTGGCGGTGATAGCGAAGACTCCGGCGACGATGATGATGAACGAATTGTCGACGCCAGGAAGTCCTTCCTCAGACCATTGGGCTCCCCCTCTCCTGGAAGCAGTACCGTCGGCTCTGTCACCTCCAACGACGGCAAGTTCATCTTATTTCTTcgttgagatttttttttttttttaaatgattgttGGACCCAAATTGAATAtagatttttgtgtttttaccCTAATTTTCTAGTTGTtatgtgactttttttttttttttctctttttggctAGACCATTTTAGGACATACACTTGCGCACCTTCCAACTATCTTAGGATAACATTATTGCGCTCCCTGTTCGTTTTTTTGCAGAAGACAACTTTTTTGGTCCTGTGTCAGCAAGTTTCATTAGACCTGAACAGCTATTTGATTCAGCTGCCTCATGTGAAAATTATGAAGATACAATGGATACCACAGCATTTTCAATGCATTACCGCAGTCTTGTGAGGTCGGAGTCCGGAGAAGAACCCAAAACTCCAACAGCAGTTTCCTTTGCCTTTGGAGAGAAGACACCAAAAACACCACCCAAGGTTACTAATCCAATTGATTCAGGAGGAAGCTTTATGGAAATAACAGAACCCAAGAAGTTAATTTCTCCCTTTTTGGTGCCTGTTGGAAAGGCTAGAGATGTTGAAGATTCCAATGACATGAGTATTGTGGAGGAAAACCCGAATAGGTTTGACTACGGGAGGCTATCCCCCACAACAGAAGCACTtttggcttcttcttcttcctaccAAAATGAGACTGGCCACGTGGGTCAAACAAATGGTAGAGATTCAGAATTGGGTAATTCTGCTAGTCACGAGAAGTCTGCTGAGGCTGCTTCTGTAGATGGTGTCGAATTGAATCGAGCAAATGGTGATTGTCTCGTTCGGAATGTTGATGATTGCTTATCTGACAACAATTGTGATCTAGCTGCTGCTGCTTCTATTGATTGCCAAATACAGAGCCCCAGTCGATTAACTAGAGTAAGATGATTGTCTTTTATTTCTTatgctattattttatattcGTTATCAACTTGCTTTCTTGTTAAATGCATTCTCGTGATATTTCTTCAAAATCTAATTGAAGGGAGCATTTCCGTACTGCTAGTATCTTACCTGCTTATAACATCAGTGTCTAGTAAACCCCAATGTGCTTACAGATACTTGTGGGTCTCTTGCGGAGAGCACAGTACTAGTTTACATGCTCATTTTTGTTTGCAGAAGAACAAGGAATTGCCTAAAGACTGGTCTGAACAGGGCATATCAAAATTGGAGTTCGCTAATGTTAACAGTGGTACCATACAAAATATGGATATTAAAGATCTTCAATCTGATGTATGTGCGCAGCATGAACCTGCATGCCAACATTTGAGTGAAGGCTCAATAAGAGGGAACTCTCCCATTGAAGGAAAACATCTATCCGATATTGATCAGAATTTCGCTCAACGATATGCATCTCCATTAGAAGGTTCCAGTCTCTCATTATCTACTAGAGGACGGCAATCAATCATGACTCCTAACTCAGCCAGATATTTGGGCATAATTTCTTCCTCAATACATACAGGTATTGTTTCAAGTAATGAAGTCACAAAAGCTGCTGAGAGTATTTCATCTATTCAGAAAAGCATTTCTAGGTTCAGAATTCCAAACTCTTCACCTCCCAATTCCAGTCTCAAAGAAGGAATCGATAAATTGAAACGCAGATTGTCTAATTACTCATCTATGGCTTCTCCCTTCACCCCTGATCGAACTGACAATAGCACAGATCTTAAGTCCAAATATGTTAGTGCTTTGGTTGCTAGTTCAGAGGAAAAATTGCATAGGGCTGATTTGAAGAATGGGGAATATAAAATGTTGGTTAACATCGATAACAATGGAATTGAGACCCCAAAAAACACTGGCAAACTGGCCCCGGATGAAGCAATAACAGGTCTTGAAAATGATGGAGAGCCTGCAAATTATATGTTGATGGATATACATTCCAAAGATAAAGCTACTAAACTAGTGGCAGGAATAGGTTCACCCTCTAACATGGCACTGTCAGGAACTGAAGTGAAGCAGGATATCTTAATCTCAGAGATATCCCCAAAAAGGACATTGGTGATGTCTGGAACTCGTTCCTTATTGTTAAATGATGGAGAAACTAAGCTTCAGCGTCACCAAATTGAATCTGAAACCTTTCGAATTGCACAGACCCCTTCTAGGGATACAACAATCTTGAATTTTCAGTTTGAAAGCTCAGAAGAGCACCATAAAACTGGAGCTAGCCCACTGCTATCCGTGTCCTCTATCTCCGGAAGTACATCTGAACCATCCCCTCTGAAGGTCTTAATCTATCTGTTAGTATTTTTGACAATTTTACGCATACACATGTTTCTCATACTAGCCAGCTTTGCTTAAACTTGTGTTTTGGCTGCAACTGGATAGCTTTACTCAAATTTGCAATAGCTTTCCTCATAGGTTCACATGCTTCTTTGGTGCAgcataacttatatatatatatatatatataaggaaagaaagaaagaaagaaagaaaagtaaagtatttttaaaaatgattgctAACATTAAGTCcatagttttaaattattaggaAGTGAGCCTAACTATGTATGTTAAAAAGTCACAAC
Proteins encoded in this window:
- the LOC107416792 gene encoding uncharacterized protein LOC107416792 isoform X3 yields the protein MASNIPEERPNNTESGETLAGRMNNKKRSRRVSFADTEITSVHIFNPDDDDDSYDTPPNSKRTSSRIHNAADLETDAPVVGFFKDLTGGDSEDSGDDDDERIVDARKSFLRPLGSPSPGSSTVGSVTSNDEDNFFGPVSASFIRPEQLFDSAASCENYEDTMDTTAFSMHYRSLVRSESGEEPKTPTAVSFAFGEKTPKTPPKVTNPIDSGGSFMEITEPKKLISPFLVPVGKARDVEDSNDMSIVEENPNRFDYGRLSPTTEALLASSSSYQNETGHVGQTNGRDSELGNSASHEKSAEAASVDGVELNRANGDCLVRNVDDCLSDNNCDLAAAASIDCQIQSPSRLTRKNKELPKDWSEQGISKLEFANVNSGTIQNMDIKDLQSDVCAQHEPACQHLSEGSIRGNSPIEGKHLSDIDQNFAQRYASPLEGSSLSLSTRGRQSIMTPNSARYLGIISSSIHTGIVSSNEVTKAAESISSIQKSISRFRIPNSSPPNSSLKEGIDKLKRRLSNYSSMASPFTPDRTDNSTDLKSKYVSALVASSEEKLHRADLKNGEYKMLVNIDNNGIETPKNTGKLAPDEAITGLENDGEPANYMLMDIHSKDKATKLVAGIGSPSNMALSGTEVKQDILISEISPKRTLVMSGTRSLLLNDGETKLQRHQIESETFRIAQTPSRDTTILNFQFESSEEHHKTGASPLLSVSSISGSTSEPSPLKSPSNKGSTWSSPRKVPTRRSSRNSSDQKAMRQEPTPSSPMKGPTQSPSTKEPTQRSSKKEASWSAPRKEQSQSPCKRELTWSSLMNELPQFPSIKEPAQKCPRKELMKGLSRLETSSPAQSDIVQSFVGKDIVSPHSNSNVFGNDGCDQELHISHSPFVTRDLEISSQKRSIGVGFDDGNHADNIPSIQRSPDVHRNGNYDSAHLLHHSDRIDSEREKIEDDRTLTNWSDFLVKFSRDTRQLLSPSIDKLNLRTISVLEDTLVHLLKARKYEIISSEIQSQKVTGCFNIRQKRIVEAKFLLSKIAYETAKLQLMCAKREKLLKRTQLLSSGIQECQRLQLNYIQQKSESGRKGTPLQSHSVNFEGENQVVCNNISTMKKEIKVLDAKIKSLSNFFHSYCKLKGEPSSTNTVTLAQDHVKTRTCGRILRQDLQLWKVDDFKSRNGHYTILLNYQGYLSQRFTLKFGPASNIVVSNELNVINIVKNFPNMDAPVAFAFVLNPGAAKRGVSSKCLVQETQIVEIGR
- the LOC107416792 gene encoding uncharacterized protein LOC107416792 isoform X1; protein product: MASNIPEERPNNTESGETLAGRMNNKKRSRRVSFADTEITSVHIFNPDDDDDSYDTPPNSKRTSSRIHNAADLETDAPVVGFFKDLTGGDSEDSGDDDDERIVDARKSFLRPLGSPSPGSSTVGSVTSNDEDNFFGPVSASFIRPEQLFDSAASCENYEDTMDTTAFSMHYRSLVRSESGEEPKTPTAVSFAFGEKTPKTPPKVTNPIDSGGSFMEITEPKKLISPFLVPVGKARDVEDSNDMSIVEENPNRFDYGRLSPTTEALLASSSSYQNETGHVGQTNGRDSELGNSASHEKSAEAASVDGVELNRANGDCLVRNVDDCLSDNNCDLAAAASIDCQIQSPSRLTRKNKELPKDWSEQGISKLEFANVNSGTIQNMDIKDLQSDVCAQHEPACQHLSEGSIRGNSPIEGKHLSDIDQNFAQRYASPLEGSSLSLSTRGRQSIMTPNSARYLGIISSSIHTGIVSSNEVTKAAESISSIQKSISRFRIPNSSPPNSSLKEGIDKLKRRLSNYSSMASPFTPDRTDNSTDLKSKYVSALVASSEEKLHRADLKNGEYKMLVNIDNNGIETPKNTGKLAPDEAITGLENDGEPANYMLMDIHSKDKATKLVAGIGSPSNMALSGTEVKQDILISEISPKRTLVMSGTRSLLLNDGETKLQRHQIESETFRIAQTPSRDTTILNFQFESSEEHHKTGASPLLSVSSISGSTSEPSPLKSPSNKGSTWSSPRKVPTRRSSRNSSDQKAMRQEPTPSSPMKGPTQSPSTKEPTQRSSKKEASWSAPRKEQSQSPCKRELTWSSLMNELPQFPSIKEPAQKCPRKELMKGLSRLETSSPAQSDIVQSFVGKDIVSPHSNSNVFGNDGCDQELHISHSPFVTRDLEISSQKRSIGVGFDDGNHADNIPSIQRSPDVHRNGNYDSAHLLHHSDRIDSEREKIEDDRTLTNWSDFLVKFSRDTRQLLSPSIDKLNLRTISVLEDTLVHLLKARKYEIISSEIQSQKVTGCFNIRQKRIVEAKFLLSKIAYETAKLQLMCAKREKLLKRTQLLSSGIQECQRLQLNYIQQKSESGRKGTPLQSHSVNFEGENQVVCNNISTMKKEIKVLDAKIKSLSNFFHSYCKLKGEPSSTNTVTLAQDHVKTRTCGRILRQDLQLWKVDDFKSRNGHYTILLNYQGYLSQRFTLKFGPASNIVVSNELNVINIVKNFPNMDAPVAFAFVLNPGAAKRGVSSKCLVQETQVIRSLLCNLFNVVEELQMAQIEVGNLIETTFHCPSVEQLDLQLCFVNYNSGRKVTLTLDVTCLNRGIYPSEILPYQVQDPTGRARNSESLLVEINSAADNLEAGLLRILRLGRCISQVMQPKST
- the LOC107416792 gene encoding uncharacterized protein LOC107416792 isoform X2, yielding MASNIPEERPNNTESGETLAGRMNNKKRSRRVSFADTEITSVHIFNPDDDDDSYDTPPNSKRTSSRIHNAADLETDAPVVGFFKDLTGGDSEDSGDDDDERIVDARKSFLRPLGSPSPGSSTVGSVTSNDEDNFFGPVSASFIRPEQLFDSAASCENYEDTMDTTAFSMHYRSLVRSESGEEPKTPTAVSFAFGEKTPKTPPKVTNPIDSGGSFMEITEPKKLISPFLVPVGKARDVEDSNDMSIVEENPNRFDYGRLSPTTEALLASSSSYQNETGHVGQTNGRDSELGNSASHEKSAEAASVDGVELNRANGDCLVRNVDDCLSDNNCDLAAAASIDCQIQSPSRLTRKNKELPKDWSEQGISKLEFANVNSGTIQNMDIKDLQSDVCAQHEPACQHLSEGSIRGNSPIEGKHLSDIDQNFAQRYASPLEGSSLSLSTRGRQSIMTPNSARYLGIISSSIHTGIVSSNEVTKAAESISSIQKSISRFRIPNSSPPNSSLKEGIDKLKRRLSNYSSMASPFTPDRTDNSTDLKSKYVSALVASSEEKLHRADLKNGEYKMLVNIDNNGIETPKNTGKLAPDEAITGLENDGEPANYMLMDIHSKDKATKLVAGIGSPSNMALSGTEVKQDILISEISPKRTLVMSGTRSLLLNDGETKLQRHQIESETFRIAQTPSRDTTILNFQFESSEEHHKTGASPLLSVSSISGSTSEPSPLKSPSNKGSTWSSPRKVPTRRSSRNSSDQKAMRQEPTPSSPMKGPTQSPSTKEPTQRSSKKEASWSAPRKEQSQSPCKRELTWSSLMNELPQFPSIKEPAQKCPRKELMKGLSRLETSSPAQSDIVQSFVGKDIVSPHSNSNVFGNDGCDQELHISHSPFVTRDLEISSQKRSIGVGFDDGNHADNIPSIQRSPDVHRNGNYDSAHLLHHSDRIDSEREKIEDDRTLTNWSDFLVKFSRDTRQLLSPSIDKLNLRTISVLEDTLVHLLKARKYEIISSEIQSQKVTGCFNIRQKRIVEAKFLLSKIAYETAKLQLMCAKREKLLKRTQLLSSGIQECQRLQLNYIQQKSESGRKGTPLQSHSVNFEGENQVVCNNISTMKKEIKVLDAKIKSLSNFFHSYCKLKGEPSSTNTVTLAQDHVKTRTCGRILRQDLQLWKVDDFKSRNGHYTILLNYQGYLSQRFTLKFGPASNIVVSNELNVINIVKNFPNMDAPVAFAFVLNPGAAKRGVSSKCLVQETQLSSLICSFVSSIIIVVERSL